DNA sequence from the Sneathiella sp. P13V-1 genome:
CGGGAGATGATCCCGCCTTTTTTGTTTTACTTCTGACCGATCACCCTGCGGCCTTCATTGATGCTTTTCAGGTATTCGATGCCTTCGTCAGCGATGGCGTAGCCTACCATATCCTCACTTTCACCGTCGATTTCATCCATATCGATCCAGTGTGCATAAAGTGGACGGGTACGATCAGTAATGATGCCAGATTTCAGGAGAGTCTTTACAAGAACGCGGAAGATGTTCGTGGACTCTTTTAGCGCGTCCCGGCGGTCATGGTCTGTGTAGACTTCGCGGCACGCATCACGAACCCATTCCCAGTCCAGACCAAACTGTTCGTAAATCACCTGCTTCTGGCGGATGTTGATCAGATTAAACAAAACGGTTTCGAAGCATTTAGCCGCCCAATCCTCAACGATCTCATGCTCTTTTTCACTGAGTTTCGGGATTGTACGATCAGCCCAGATTTTACCGAACTTGTGATGGAAGGCCTCGTCTGTCATGACAAGCTGGGTTAGGCGTTTAAGAAGCGGATCACTTGTCTTGGAATGGAAACTTGCAAATGCCCCCATAGCAAGGCCTTCAATGAGCATCTGCATTCCAACGAGCTTTTTGTACACTTCTTCTGCTGCAACCAGTTCTTTTAACAATCCACCCAACGCGTTACCAACAGGGTAGGGACTACCAAAGCGCACCTGAATATACCGGCTGAACGCTGTCACATGGCGGGCTTCTTCACGAGTTTGATTTGACGCATATTCCTGCGCCCCTGGATCCAGAAGAATGTGACAAAGACTGGCGCTGAGAGACAGGGCGCCTTGCTCACCGTGCAGGATACCTGAAATTCCCCATCTTACACTTTCATTGCCAAGTAAGATTTGTTGCCCTTCATCCAGTTTGTCAGCAACAGCTGAATTGAGCTCAGGAATGGTATCCTTGGGCATAATCAGCTCTTTAGTGATATCAAATGGGGTGTTGTAATCCAGATAGGCCGTATCTAACGGGTCCCAGAAGTGGTCATGTGTAGCGGAAATAATCTTATCAAACGCATCTGTGCGATCACCATAGCGGTTTACATCCAACATTGCTGGAAAATCGTCTGATGGGACTGCGTTATATATCGGATCGAGTGTTATCTGTCCTGACATGAGTTTCTCCCGTTTCCCTGTCTGAATTTATTATTTTTTTGATTTACCTTTACGTAAACGTCAAGTTGACCATACCCTAATTTACTAAAAAATGCAACTGGACGATGAGAAGGCAAGAGGGATTTAAGATTTCTTGTACGGAGAATGTTGCTTTAAGTAGTTGATTTCAGCATCCATTTGTCGACTTTCCGCTTCCAGAAAATCTCCAACAGCATCATGAAAACCCGGGTCCTGCATCCAGTGCGCGGACATTGTTTTCACAGGCAAATAACCACGGGCTAGCTTGTGCGGGCCTTGTGCACCCGCTTCCACGCGATCAATGCCTTTTTCAATCGCAAAATCGATGGCTTTATAATAACAGGTTTCAAAATGTAGGAAGGGGTGGTCTTCAACGCATCCCCAATACCGACCGTACAGACATTCAGAACCAAACAGGTTCAGTGCACCAGCGATATAGCGACCTTCACGTTTTACCATGAACAGAAGAATGCTTTGCCCCATGGCTTGGCCGAGTAAGGAAAAGAAAGTCCGGTTTAAGTATGGGCGGCCCCATTTGCGGCTGCCTGTATCCATATAGAATTCGTAGAAAGCATCCCAGTGCCGCTCTTCGATATCATCACCGGTTAGGCTTTCAAATTCCAGATCAAGCGTTTTAACAGCGTTGCGTTCTTTGCGAATGTTTTTACGTTTTCGAGAAGAGAGTTTTGATAGGAAATCATCAAAATCCTCATAGCCTTCATTGACCCAGTGGAATTGCTCTCCAACTCGGGTGTGGTATCCCATCTCTCTCGCGGCGCTAAGATCTTCATCTTGCATAAAGGTTGTATGAACCGATGACAGCCCCAGTTTCACTGCCACTTCTTTGGCGCCTTCAGCCAGCATCATTTTTTGTTTCATTTGGTCAGGGCCGGCAGGTGCCAAGAATCGAGGCCCCGTTACAGGGGAGAAAGGCACAGAAAGCTGCAGTTTTGGATAATAGCGTCCGCCAGCGCGTTCATAGGCATCCGCCCAACCATGATCAAAGACATATTCACCCTGGCTGTGGCCTTTCACATACATGGGGGCGACGGCGCTGATCTTTTCACCTTGCTTTAAAACAAGGTGGTAGGGCATCCAGCCTGTCTCTGCGGTTGCACAGCCGCTTTCTTCCAACGCTTTCAAAAAGGCGTGGCGTGTGAAAGGATGATCATCTTCCTGACAGGCATCCCATTCTGATGCTGGAATTTCAGTGATTTGTTGGCAGGTATGCAGGCTATACTGTTCAGACATGAATTTTAAGATACGCGCTCCGCTTTAACTTTCAACGCGCAAATTTTGGGGGAGTTATTTTTTCAAAGATAATGTTGTCTGCCATTGCTTTAGCTATCTCCAACTCCGCATTACTATCAACAGTCCACGCCAAAAGAGGAATACCTGCACGATCCGCTCTCTTTCTAAGGCGAGCTGTTATTCCTTTAGTTTGATATGCAAGGTAGTGGGGTTTGGTTCGAAAATTAAAGGGCATCTTTTTGATGACCATTTTATTTCGGAGACTGAGATGTTCCGGTGGGTCCTGCATTCCAAGCTGGCCTCTGATTATCTGAGGGGCGCGGCGTTTTAAGGCAAGCAAGAGAAATGGATTGAAACTTTGAACGGAATAGTTGCCTTCATAACCTTCAAGCTCTGACAACAAGACGGAAATATAGTGCTCTGGATCTGTGTCCCCTGTTTTTAACTCAATGACCAAAGGTACTTTGCCTCTAACCAGGCCAAGGGCTTGTCGAAAGCTGGGCAGTTTTTCTTCTGTACCTTCAAGCTTTAGCGGCATCAGCTCATTTAAGGGACAAGCGCTGACATCTTTTGTAATACCCACTGTCCTTTGTAGTGATGCATCATGGATCACCACAAGATGACCATCTGCGGAAAGATGCAAATCCAGTTCGATGGCGTAGCCTTGTTCACATGCCAAAGAAAAGGCGGCCAGACTGTTCTCTGGCACGCCTTTTTCTATATCGTGTAATCCGCGATGGGCGATCGGGTTTTCGGTCAGCCAACGCGGAATAGAAGGATTAGCTGATTTCGAAGATGGCATCGATTTCAACAGCAACATTCATTGGAAGCGCATTTGTCCCAACCGCAAAGCGGGCGTGGCGGCCCTTATCACCAAATACATCTACCATCAGGTTGGATGCGCCGTTAATCACCTGAGGCTGTTCACCGAACCCATCAACACAGTTAACGAAGCCGCCCAGTTTGACACAGCGGACTACGCGGTCCAGATCACCACCACATGCAGCTTTTACCTGTGCAATGATATTGAGCGCACAAATGCTTGCGCATTCCGCCCCTTCCTCGGTCGAAAAATCAGCGCCGACTTTACCCTGGAAGGCCAATTGACCATCAACAAACGGTACCTGACCAGACACATAAACCAGATTGCCTGAAACCGTATAAGGCACATAGTTGGCCGCAGGTGCCGCGGCTTCTGGAACCGTTAATCCCAGCTCTGCGATACGTGCATCAATGATCCCTGCCATTCATTTTCTCCTTCGAATTAATTAGCCGCCCGGACGTCCGCCGCCACCACCTGTGATGTGGATGCCGACATTTTTGGTCTGAACATAATTGAGCAACGCTTCTTGCCCTTTTTCACGACCATATCCGGATCTTTTCATACCACCAAATGGAGTTTCGATGCCACCGGCAAACCATTCATTCACAAAAACCTGACCGGCAATCAGCTGGTCTGCGGCCCAGTGTGCGGTCGCAAGATCTTTGGTGTAAAGACCTGCGCACAAACCGTAGTCTGTGCCATTGGCGATCTGGATCGCTTCTTCCTGATCTTCATAAGTCAGGACAGCAAGTACGGGTCCAAAAACTTCTTCCTGTGCAATGGTCATGTCTGATTTTACAGACCCAAAGATGGTTGGTTGAATAAAGTGACCTTCCATGTCTGCTTTGCCACCGCCGCAAACAGCTTCTGCTCCAGCCTGTGTCGCCGCACCGCACATGCCGTGAATTTTGTCAGCCTGGGCGGCGGAAATGACTGGGGTGATATCGTTGTTATCAATACCGGGACCCACTTTCAAGGTCGCAGCTTTAGCGGCGAGGCGCTCCAGAATCTCGCTTTCCATTTTCTTAGGAACAATCAAACGGGACTGAGCGGAACAGACCTGACCGGCATTTGAGAAAATGCCGGCGGCTGTTGAATTTACTGCCTGATCGATATCCGCGTCTTCAAAGACGATACCCGCGGATTTACCACCAAGTTCCATAACACAAGGAAGGACACGTTCTGCCGCGGCCCGCAAGATAAATTGACCTGTTTTCAGTGATCCGGTGAAGACGATGTGATCCACATCATCGTGGGAGACAAGCGATGCGCCACAATCATGACCATAGCCGCAGAGGATATTGACGGCGCCCTTAGGGACACCTGCACGCTCGCAAGCTTCTGCGATAAAATAAGTTGAAAGCGGGGAGAGTTCTGGCGATTTCAGGACAACAGTATTTGCAGTTGCCAGCGCACAGGCAACTGAGCGAGCGGCGATCTGTAGTGGGAAGTTCCAAGGCACGATTTGTGCGGACACACCAAACGGAGTAGGGATCGTGTAGTCCACATAATCAGCACCCAATGGGATCATGCGTCCTTCAAGTTTGTCAGCAAGGCCGCCGTAATAAGTAAAGTAGCGGGCGGCCGCCAGCGCTTCATTTTTACCGCCGTTCAGAGACTTTCCGTTGTCCAGACATTCGGCAAGGGCAATCTCGTCTGCCATTTCCGTCATATGACGTGCGATTTCAAACATGAGCGCACCGCGGTTGGTGGGGCGCATATTGTAAAGTTCGCGAGAATTAAAACAGCGGCGGGCGGCGGCAACAGCGAGATCGACATCCGCCTCCGTTGCACGGGCTACCTCTGCAAGAGGTTGGGCCGTTGCCGGGTTTTCAACGATAATCCGCTCCCCATTGGCAGCATCAACCCATTGACCATCAATATAATTTTTCCAGTATTTTTTTATTTCTTGGGACATTGTATCCTCGCTTACATACTCTTAAGCAGCCTTTGTGTATTGTTGCGGTCAATTATCGCGGAATACGTCAAAATTTCCAGAGATAATTGTTTAATCTCAAACATTATGCTGAGTTGGACAAAATTCTGTCTTTCAAACCCGGCTATCATTCCTATATCTGATTGTAATTGCAATTCAGTAGGTGAAAGTTCCAAAATGGATCAAGCAGTTAAAACCAGTCCCAACCCCTGTGATCATTTTCCTCCTGAAAATGAAGAAGAATCCCTCTTTTCGTGGTTGATTTCCTCAGGAATGGGAAATGCTTCGGTTGTTCAATTGCTTGAAGAATTTTGCGAACGTCTGGCGGATCTTGGCATTAGTGTGTGTCGGGGTAATGTTGCTGTGACGACCATTCACCCGCAAGTGAGCGCCTTCATGTATACGTGGCGCAAAGGTAAGGGGATTATTACCAATACTCAACATTTGCATTCTGAGGAGCCGGGAGAGGGCTGGTTTGCCAGCCCATTTTTCTACATGCTCGGCAATAACATGAATTTCATGCATCGCCCACTTGAAGGCAACGTTGAAATTGATTTCCCTGTGCTTGCAGAATTTAAAAATGAAGGAATGACAGACTGGTTTAGCCAGATGTTTGACTTTGGTTGGGAGCTTAAAGACAATCCGATGGACAATTCTGCGGGGATGATTACCTCTTGGGCCTCGGAGGCGTCAGGCGGCTTTTCAACGCGTGATTTCGGAATATTACGAAAAGCCATTCCGTTGTTTGCCTTGGCCATCAAAGCTGTTGCTTCCTTTGAGGTGGCCAGCACTGTGCTTGAAACCTATGTGGGACGTATTACGGCAAGGGAAGTGCTGGCAGGGCAAATCCATCGCGGTCAGTCCAAAACAGTTTCCTCCGTATTACTATTTGCGGATCTACGAGGGTTTACCAATCTCGCCGATGATGTGGGGCGAGAGGATCTTGTCAGTATTCTGGATCAGTATCTGGAACGCATGGCGGATCCAGTTGCAGAATTTGGTGGTGAAGTGCTCAAATTTATGGGGGATGGCATGCTTGCGACTTTTCCGTTAATGGGGCAAGAGGAGGCAGACACCTGCCGCAGTGCCTTAATGGCGACCCAAAATATTTTCACGCGCATTCAAAATTTAAATGAAAAGCGCCGTGCCGCTGGTGCCCCGGTCATGGAGCTGGATATCGCCCTTCATATTGGGGATGTCATGTACGGCAATGTGGGATCTGCGGATCGCCTCGACTTCACTGTCGTGGGAAGTGCCGTCAATGAAGTGAGCCGTATGGAAAGCAAATGCGGTGATCTGGATACACCGATCATTCTATCTGGTGATTTTGTGGAAAAAGCAGTTTATTGCCGAAGCCACTTCGTGCCGCTGGGAGAGCATGTTCTGCGCGGCATTAAGACACCAAAGGCGCTTTTCTCCCTGAAAGAGAGTAGCGCCTATCTGGATCACTTGGCAGTTTAGATCAGGTGCCGCATTTGCGGCGCTCGGCCTTATCCATATACATCGCCTTATCAGCTTCACCTAGTATGCTATTGATTTCACTGTTCTTGTCGTAAGAGGCGACACCAATGCTTGCTGAGAGAGATATCTCTTTTCCGCGTACCGGCAATGTTGTCTCGCATATCGTTTTGCGAATGAGCTCAGCTTTCATTTTGCCTTGTTCAATATCAGCTTTTTCCAGAACGAAGACAAATTCGTCTCCGCTTAAACGGGCGGCGAAATCTGTGTTGCGCATGTTTTCTTTTAAGATGCGGGCAACTGTCTTGAGAGCCTGGTCACCTGTGTCATGGCCAAACTGATCGTTGATTTCCTTGAAGAAATCCATGTCTACGAAAGCGACGACACCTGTCTCTTCGTGTCGAGTTGCAGAGGCAAGAACACGTTGTAGGTGGGATTTCAACGCTCTGCGATTTGCAAGGCCTGTCAGCTCATCTGTCGTTGAAAGATTTTCAAGCTCTTTAATTCTGGATTGCTGTTCAGCGATATGCTGTTCGGCGCTTGCCGCATAGGCAAGGACGCGGTCAATCAGATTCCAATAAGCCTTATTGTCGCTTTCCTGAATGTGAGATCTGGTTTTGATCTTGTCGGCCAAATCTTCCAGATAAGGCATGATTTCACTTTCGGGCGCATGTGGGGTTGATGAAAACCCTGCGGCTGTAGCAAACAGATCTGATGACATCTAATTACTCCTGCTTGGGAAGTATGCTTTGCGTACTTTCCGTGATACTTGATCCTTTGGCATTTCTTGCCAGTGCAGGATCATTTGCATTTCCCATGCCAATTGCTCTGCCTTGAAAAAAACACATAAAAATAAGAGCTTAGTCTTTTCATATCTGATGAAAACCGGAATAAGTTGAGGTTGGGCGGCAATAATTACCTAAAGCCAAGTAAAAGATGCCCATTTGATCAAAGTGGATTATTGTAATAGACCAAGGAAAAGATTAGGCTGACGATATGCAATCAAAAATAGAACAGAAGAGAGGGTTATTTTCTAGAGCGTTTGGGGGCGGCCTTACTGCGGCTCTTGTATTGATGAGTTTGCCTTCAGAAGCCGCAACGCAGGGGCTTGCCTCTCATCGTGCAGTTTATGATTTGTCGCTTAATCAGATGAAAAAAGGCGGCGGTGTTCTTGATGCCCGCGGACGTATTGTTCTGGAAATCAAAAAAGAATGTGATGGGTTCGTAACTCGCCAGCGAATGCTTGTTGATATTCAGCGCCAGGATGGCGGTGGTGTTGTCTCAGATTTTAATTTCTCTGCATGGGAGAGCCTAAACGGCGATCAGCTGCGTTTTACGTCAAGTGACACCATTAATGGCAGAGTAGCTGAAATGTTCGATGGTTTTGCCACGGCAAATGGTAGCGAAAACAAAGTTACCTTTAATGACGAAGACAAAACTGAAATGAAGCTACCCAAGGATGTGATGTTTCCGATGACACATACATACAAAGTGCTGGATGCAGCTAAAGCCGGATTGCCGCTTATCTCCGCCAGAATTTTTGACGGCAGCAATATGGACGGACTTCAGGACTCTTTGACGATTATTTCCAAAAAGGGCGGTCAGCGAAGTGAGGTGGCCAAGCAAAGTGGTATGGGGAAGATGCGTTATTGGCCCATTCAGATGTCTTTCTTTGATCTGAGAGACCGTAAGGATGAGCCTGACTACAGCATTCATTTTCAAATTTATGAAAATGGTGTCGGGGATCAACTGAAAATGAATTATCGGGATTTCTCCCTAAACGGAAAACTGACAGAGTTGGAACTGTTGGAAGAGCCGAAATGTAATAACTAAGAACAATATCCAATCTACTGAGGGGTGGCATGGAACAATTTGTGGAAACCGGTTTTGATAAATCGGCAATTTCTAAAAGGCTGTGGATAAACAAGATATTTGGGTTGTTGACGTTAGGTTTTTACAGGTTTGCTGGAAAGACCCATCTTCGCAGAATTTTGTGGCAGGGCGTTCGGGTCAATGGTGAACGTTTAACATATCATGGCACAGCCATGGAGCTGTTTATCGGTTTCGTGATTGCCATGGTGCTGCTAAGTATTGCGTTTATTGCATTGGAGCTTGCCTTTGCTTTCCTAAATGCGGCTTCTCCAAGTTTTGCGATTGTAACCGCCATACTTAACTATGCACTTCTGTTTTTCATATGGAATTTTGCACGGTATCGGCTCTGGCGTTACCGGATGAGCCGTTCATCTCTTCGAACTGTTCGGTTCTACCAGCGAGGAGCGGCTTTAAGATACGCGTCAATTGCTGTGATGTGGACGTTTATTACCATGGTGACATTTGGGATCGCTTATCCAATTCAGCGTTATAAACTCAGTAAGTATCAAATAGATCACATGAGTTATGGTGCAGCCGACTTCAGTTTCCGCGGAAACTGGAAATCAATGTTCTCCATTTATATTCCCCAGATCCTGACTTCAGTCGTCATTACGATAGTTTTGGGTGTGGCCTCTTATATGGTTTTTGGAAATATTGCCGCGATTGAGGATCCTGAGTTATACGCAGAGCAGGCGTATGATCAAGCACCCGGATGGTATTTTATTCTTCTGGGTGTTGCTATTCTCATCGGTTGGCTGGTGTTGATTGTCACGCGGATCATCGAAACCAAGTATTTGGTTGCAAATTCGATGCTGGACGATGCAAGCTTTTCGTTTGATGTGCCAACGTCATATGCTTTTAAACGGGTAATGGGAATTGCAGGAAAAGCCTTCTCCATATTGGCCATTGCCATAGCGGTTTATGTAGGTTTGATGTTAATCACTGCGCCTTCAACCATCACCTTTGTCGTGATGATTGGCGGTGGTTTTCTGCTTCTGGTGCTTTTGGATATCATCCGGGTTCTCTACGTATTGGTGCCGGTTGTCGAATTTATGGCATGGCACCTACGTTCCGATAATCCTCAAGTTTTCGTTGAGGTTGCAAAAAGCTCGGAAAACTCTCCTAAATACGGGGAAGGCTTTGCTGACGCCTTGGACGTTGGGGCATTTTAATTCATGGAATTTGAAGCGGAATATTTTGACGGACAAACGTCTTCCTCACGTACCGTACGTGTTTTAGTAGGGTCGAAAGAACTTGTCTTAAGTGAAGCCGACGGCACAAATATCGCGCATTGGCGATGTGACCTTGTTCGGGATGAGAATATTCCGCCCATAAGGGATGAGCTGTTTCTTTCTTTGTCTGAGGCAAATGATGCCAGACTTCGTGTCTCAGGCAGGGTGAAGGTTCAGTATATTCGAGAGCGATGCAATTTCTTACAAAAACGACGGAAACGGGAGAGCAAATATTACCTGAAAATTGTCGCTGGATTTGCTCTGGTTGGACTGATCACATGGTATGTTTTGTTTGAGGGATTCCCTGCGCTGGCCAGTGCTGCGTCTGGTTTGTTGCCGGTTGAAATCACGGAAAAAATCGGTGATGCGACTGTTGAGCAGATTAAAAAGCAGGCTGCAAAAGGTAACGAAAACATAGAGTGCGTCGGTCACGTTGCAATTGACGCTATTTCTGAATTTCTTGTTAAACTGGATATGGCTCACGGAATAGAAGAAGGGGACCGTCCTCCTGTCCGGAAAGTAGTGATACTTAAATCGAATGTAAAAAACGCCTTTGCTGTTCCGGGTGGCACAATCGTTATTATGGATGGCCTGATTAAAGCATCCAAGCATCCCAATGCTCTCGCGGGTGTGATTGCCCACGAGTATTCCCACGCTGCGTTTGACCATCCAATTCGCCTGTACGCGTCCAATGTTGGTATTGCGGCATTTTTGTCTCTCTTGCTTGGTGATACTTCAGGCGGAACCGCATTAGCTGTGTTGGGGCAGATGATGTTGGGTGCTTCATATAGCAGAGATCTAGAGGAAGAAGCGGATAATCATGCAATAGAGTTAATGTCGAAACTGAGTATGGATGTTTCACATATGGTACCTTTGTTGAAATCTATTCAGGAAGACCATTCTGACAGCGGTTTCTTCACTCTGTTTAACAGTCACCCTGAAATGGGTGAGAGAATAGAGCAGATTGAGAAAAGTGGTGTCACGGGGGCGGAAAATGCTTTCAATTCAACAGATTGGAATTCCATAAGGAAGATGTGCGAGTAAGGCGCAAAGCAGTTTTTGCAGAAAAGCGGTGAGAACTTTCTCTTTACGGTGGATTAACTCAATTCGCGCTACAATAGTTTTGATATTGTACTAGGGGGTTGCTTTTGACACTAATCCTTAGATTAATTCTCTGCGCGTTCGCTGCATTCATTTGGATGCAGGGGGCTCTTGCTATGGCTGATGTGTCGTTTGAAGAATTCTTCGAAAATCATAATTCCGTTATGCTGGCGATCGAGCCAAAATCTGGAAAAATTTTCAAAGCAAACAAAGCAGCAAGTGCCTTTTACAATTACACTATAGAAGAGCTGCAAAGCAAAAATATTAAGGAGTTCAATCAATTAACTCCCGAACAGGTCGCTGAGGAAATCAAGCGGGCACAAAAAGAAAAGCGAAACTTCTTTATCTTCCGCCATAAAACGGGAACTGGTGATGTGAAGACAGTGGAAGTAAGATCAAAGCCCTTTGAACTGAATAACAAGGTGGTGCTGATCTCCGTCATTCATGACATTTCCAAACAGAGAAGTTTTGAAGATCAGTTGTGGCATTATCAGCAGAATCTGGAAAACATGGTGGATGCGCAAACATCACGCCTGGAGATGCAAAATAGGGTAATTATTATCCTCTTTGTGGTTGGGCTAATAACTACTCTTTTCCTGATTTACCGATTAAAAACGGCGCTGGAAAAACAAAAAGAAACAGCCGAAATAGCGGAAGAAGAGCGAACTGCTCTCAATGAGATTATCTGGGGAACAGATATTGGAACCTGGCAATGGAATATCCAGACAGGGGAAACCAAGTTCAATGAGCGTTGGGCCGAAATTATCGGGTATTCCTTGTCCGAGTTGGAACCTACTACTATCGAAACATGGCAGACGCACGCCCATCCTGATGACCTCGTTTTATCAGACTCTTTGTTGACGCGGCATTTCAACAAAGAGTCTGAATACTACGAACTTGAATGCAGAATGAAGCACAAAGACGGTCATTGGGTCTGGATCTACGACCGTGGACGTGTTGTCGAGTGGACGGATACTGGGCGGCCGCTCAGGATGTCGGGAACTCATGCGGATATTACAACGCGAAAGCAGTTGGCTATTGCACTGGAGAAAGCAAAGTCTGAAGCTATTGAAGCGAATAGAGCGAAAAGTGATTTCCTGGCAAATATGAGCCATGA
Encoded proteins:
- a CDS encoding ferritin-like domain-containing protein; the encoded protein is MSGQITLDPIYNAVPSDDFPAMLDVNRYGDRTDAFDKIISATHDHFWDPLDTAYLDYNTPFDITKELIMPKDTIPELNSAVADKLDEGQQILLGNESVRWGISGILHGEQGALSLSASLCHILLDPGAQEYASNQTREEARHVTAFSRYIQVRFGSPYPVGNALGGLLKELVAAEEVYKKLVGMQMLIEGLAMGAFASFHSKTSDPLLKRLTQLVMTDEAFHHKFGKIWADRTIPKLSEKEHEIVEDWAAKCFETVLFNLINIRQKQVIYEQFGLDWEWVRDACREVYTDHDRRDALKESTNIFRVLVKTLLKSGIITDRTRPLYAHWIDMDEIDGESEDMVGYAIADEGIEYLKSINEGRRVIGQK
- a CDS encoding M48 family metallopeptidase is translated as MEFEAEYFDGQTSSSRTVRVLVGSKELVLSEADGTNIAHWRCDLVRDENIPPIRDELFLSLSEANDARLRVSGRVKVQYIRERCNFLQKRRKRESKYYLKIVAGFALVGLITWYVLFEGFPALASAASGLLPVEITEKIGDATVEQIKKQAAKGNENIECVGHVAIDAISEFLVKLDMAHGIEEGDRPPVRKVVILKSNVKNAFAVPGGTIVIMDGLIKASKHPNALAGVIAHEYSHAAFDHPIRLYASNVGIAAFLSLLLGDTSGGTALAVLGQMMLGASYSRDLEEEADNHAIELMSKLSMDVSHMVPLLKSIQEDHSDSGFFTLFNSHPEMGERIEQIEKSGVTGAENAFNSTDWNSIRKMCE
- a CDS encoding aldehyde dehydrogenase family protein is translated as MSQEIKKYWKNYIDGQWVDAANGERIIVENPATAQPLAEVARATEADVDLAVAAARRCFNSRELYNMRPTNRGALMFEIARHMTEMADEIALAECLDNGKSLNGGKNEALAAARYFTYYGGLADKLEGRMIPLGADYVDYTIPTPFGVSAQIVPWNFPLQIAARSVACALATANTVVLKSPELSPLSTYFIAEACERAGVPKGAVNILCGYGHDCGASLVSHDDVDHIVFTGSLKTGQFILRAAAERVLPCVMELGGKSAGIVFEDADIDQAVNSTAAGIFSNAGQVCSAQSRLIVPKKMESEILERLAAKAATLKVGPGIDNNDITPVISAAQADKIHGMCGAATQAGAEAVCGGGKADMEGHFIQPTIFGSVKSDMTIAQEEVFGPVLAVLTYEDQEEAIQIANGTDYGLCAGLYTKDLATAHWAADQLIAGQVFVNEWFAGGIETPFGGMKRSGYGREKGQEALLNYVQTKNVGIHITGGGGGRPGG
- a CDS encoding GNAT family N-acetyltransferase, with the translated sequence MSEQYSLHTCQQITEIPASEWDACQEDDHPFTRHAFLKALEESGCATAETGWMPYHLVLKQGEKISAVAPMYVKGHSQGEYVFDHGWADAYERAGGRYYPKLQLSVPFSPVTGPRFLAPAGPDQMKQKMMLAEGAKEVAVKLGLSSVHTTFMQDEDLSAAREMGYHTRVGEQFHWVNEGYEDFDDFLSKLSSRKRKNIRKERNAVKTLDLEFESLTGDDIEERHWDAFYEFYMDTGSRKWGRPYLNRTFFSLLGQAMGQSILLFMVKREGRYIAGALNLFGSECLYGRYWGCVEDHPFLHFETCYYKAIDFAIEKGIDRVEAGAQGPHKLARGYLPVKTMSAHWMQDPGFHDAVGDFLEAESRQMDAEINYLKQHSPYKKS
- a CDS encoding RidA family protein, with protein sequence MAGIIDARIAELGLTVPEAAAPAANYVPYTVSGNLVYVSGQVPFVDGQLAFQGKVGADFSTEEGAECASICALNIIAQVKAACGGDLDRVVRCVKLGGFVNCVDGFGEQPQVINGASNLMVDVFGDKGRHARFAVGTNALPMNVAVEIDAIFEIS
- a CDS encoding DUF898 family protein yields the protein MEQFVETGFDKSAISKRLWINKIFGLLTLGFYRFAGKTHLRRILWQGVRVNGERLTYHGTAMELFIGFVIAMVLLSIAFIALELAFAFLNAASPSFAIVTAILNYALLFFIWNFARYRLWRYRMSRSSLRTVRFYQRGAALRYASIAVMWTFITMVTFGIAYPIQRYKLSKYQIDHMSYGAADFSFRGNWKSMFSIYIPQILTSVVITIVLGVASYMVFGNIAAIEDPELYAEQAYDQAPGWYFILLGVAILIGWLVLIVTRIIETKYLVANSMLDDASFSFDVPTSYAFKRVMGIAGKAFSILAIAIAVYVGLMLITAPSTITFVVMIGGGFLLLVLLDIIRVLYVLVPVVEFMAWHLRSDNPQVFVEVAKSSENSPKYGEGFADALDVGAF
- a CDS encoding adenylate/guanylate cyclase domain-containing protein, whose translation is MDQAVKTSPNPCDHFPPENEEESLFSWLISSGMGNASVVQLLEEFCERLADLGISVCRGNVAVTTIHPQVSAFMYTWRKGKGIITNTQHLHSEEPGEGWFASPFFYMLGNNMNFMHRPLEGNVEIDFPVLAEFKNEGMTDWFSQMFDFGWELKDNPMDNSAGMITSWASEASGGFSTRDFGILRKAIPLFALAIKAVASFEVASTVLETYVGRITAREVLAGQIHRGQSKTVSSVLLFADLRGFTNLADDVGREDLVSILDQYLERMADPVAEFGGEVLKFMGDGMLATFPLMGQEEADTCRSALMATQNIFTRIQNLNEKRRAAGAPVMELDIALHIGDVMYGNVGSADRLDFTVVGSAVNEVSRMESKCGDLDTPIILSGDFVEKAVYCRSHFVPLGEHVLRGIKTPKALFSLKESSAYLDHLAV
- a CDS encoding EipB family protein; translated protein: MSLPSEAATQGLASHRAVYDLSLNQMKKGGGVLDARGRIVLEIKKECDGFVTRQRMLVDIQRQDGGGVVSDFNFSAWESLNGDQLRFTSSDTINGRVAEMFDGFATANGSENKVTFNDEDKTEMKLPKDVMFPMTHTYKVLDAAKAGLPLISARIFDGSNMDGLQDSLTIISKKGGQRSEVAKQSGMGKMRYWPIQMSFFDLRDRKDEPDYSIHFQIYENGVGDQLKMNYRDFSLNGKLTELELLEEPKCNN
- a CDS encoding GGDEF domain-containing protein, producing the protein MSSDLFATAAGFSSTPHAPESEIMPYLEDLADKIKTRSHIQESDNKAYWNLIDRVLAYAASAEQHIAEQQSRIKELENLSTTDELTGLANRRALKSHLQRVLASATRHEETGVVAFVDMDFFKEINDQFGHDTGDQALKTVARILKENMRNTDFAARLSGDEFVFVLEKADIEQGKMKAELIRKTICETTLPVRGKEISLSASIGVASYDKNSEINSILGEADKAMYMDKAERRKCGT
- a CDS encoding glycerophosphodiester phosphodiesterase family protein, with translation MLLLKSMPSSKSANPSIPRWLTENPIAHRGLHDIEKGVPENSLAAFSLACEQGYAIELDLHLSADGHLVVIHDASLQRTVGITKDVSACPLNELMPLKLEGTEEKLPSFRQALGLVRGKVPLVIELKTGDTDPEHYISVLLSELEGYEGNYSVQSFNPFLLLALKRRAPQIIRGQLGMQDPPEHLSLRNKMVIKKMPFNFRTKPHYLAYQTKGITARLRKRADRAGIPLLAWTVDSNAELEIAKAMADNIIFEKITPPKFAR